A genomic region of Antennarius striatus isolate MH-2024 chromosome 2, ASM4005453v1, whole genome shotgun sequence contains the following coding sequences:
- the senp1 gene encoding sentrin-specific protease 1, whose translation MLNKIYEWIETSVANLRNGVPAADHSDKNRAAGDGHKRKRKRPDECLEDGHTVDQDGLIMKKSRMGDLIDTVKTAAEGVRNHSTNVAAWMKNNVSPSLKNILPASPGSSPQESQPSTSTAIWSGRPNVERNSLDETFAAPSTTFAWKTSKSEYCRNEKLTMGSKVYRRQVCMSPTHREVPKANGHSLTLPASITPELQPSPRLGRPLNLRPYGAPSLSSGLSRSSCSTMYEKTFPIKVVQSPTHSTSSGRIHRNRPCRTAQESVREDEKEVYRQLLTMVSGGQSSFLHNGSSHGIVRSHRDFTSFLTTSRRLLQFSSPTGSALGGTSEANSCPPSPRGMSSQNSSNLPSPVGASNRSGTQTWSLDTDLSSSRAATITSVPSPSALQDNSSQDTQLSAHDGDSVIIINEQKGKKQESSSVPCFQAELWIKELTSMYDFRARERRRQIEEKEALTAQLLRQRLSEEGQRSPHVELYVRVPLEKEVPLTLVIEETKPLEEKPEFPEFTEDMATEVNKVLRGGSSHDVLSEGFGLSLKRKDLQTLSNLNWLNDEVINFYMNLLVERSKDPGLPSVNTFNTFFYPKLCSSGYSGVRRWTKRMDIFSKDILLVPVHLGVHWCLSVVDFRKKSIMYFDSMGRNNDEACRILFDYLQQESKDKKGKQLDTSGWTLHSKKRNEIPQQMNGSDCGMFTCKYADYITKDKPITFTQEHMPYFRRRMVWEIVNHTLL comes from the exons ATGTTGAATAAAATCTACGAATGGATAGAAACCAGCGTTGCCAATCTTCGCAACGGCGTACCAGCCGCGGATCACTCCGATAAAAACCGGGCAGCGGGAGATGGTCataagaggaaaaggaaaagaccTGATGAATG tttggaAGATGGACACACAGTGGACCAAGATGGTTTAATAATGAAGAAATCAAGAATGG GAGATCTGATTGACACGGTGAAGACTGCTGCTGAAGGGGTTAGGAATCACAGCACCAATGTTGCTGCTTGGATGAAGAATAATGTAAGTCCTAGTTTGAAGAATATATTGCCTGCATCCCCTGGTTCTTCACCACAAGAATCTCAGCCCTCCACATCAACAGCCATATGGTCGGGAAGGCCG AATGTTGAAAGGAACTCCCTTGATGAAACATTTGCTGCTCCTTCCACCActtttgcatggaaaacatcaaaatcaG AATACTGCCGTAATGAGAAGTTGACTATGGGTTCGAAAGTCTATAGGAGACAAGTATGCATGAGTCCTACACATCGTGAAGTGCCAAAGGCAAATGGGCACTCACTGACCTTGCCTGCCTCCATCACCCCAGAATTGCAACCCTCTCCACGGTTAGGCAGGCCCCTAAACCTCAGACCATACGGAGCGCCAAG tttgtccAGTGGTCTGTCGAGGAGCTCCTGCAGTACTATGTATGAGAAGACCTTTCCAATTAAAGTGGTGCAGAGCCCAACTCACAGCACCTCATCTGGGCGCATACACAGAAACAGACCCTGCCGTACAGCCCAGGAA TCTGTTCGTGAAGACGAGAAGGAGGTCTACAGGCAGCTTCTGACGATGGTCTCTGGTGGTCAATCGTCTTTTCTTCACAACGGCAGCTCACACGGCATCGTGAGGTCACACAGAGATTT CACCAGCTTTCTGACCACCAGCCGCAGACTGTTACAATTCTCTTCTCCCACTGGGTCAGCATTGGGAGGAACTTCAGAGGCAAATAGCTGCCCCCCAAGTCCAAGGGGCATGTCTAGCCAGAATTCCAGCAATCTCCCCAGTCCAGTGGGGGCCTCTAACAGGTCAGGAACCCAGACATGGTCTCTGGACACGGACCTCAGCTCCAGTAGAGCAGCTACAATCACCTCAGTTCCATCCCCATCTGCTTTGCAGGATAATTCCTCTCAGGACACACAATTGTCAG ctcatGATGGGGACTCTGTAATTATTATAAATGAGCAAAAGggtaaaaaacaagaaagttcAAG TGTGCCATGTTTCCAAGCTGAGCTATGGATCAAAGAATT GACAAGTATGTACGACTTTCGAGCGAGGGAAAGACGGAGACAGATAGAAGAGAAGGAAGCCCTGACTGCCCAGCTGCTGCGACAG CGGCTGTCAGAAGAGGGTCAACGCAGTCCACATGTGGAGCTCTATGTTCGTGTTCCTTTGGAGAAGGAAGTTCCTCTGACTCTTGTGATAGAAGAAACAAAGCCTCTGGAAGAGAAACCAGAATTTCCTGAATTTACAGAG GACATGGCGACTGAGGTGAACAAGGTGCTGCGAGGAGGTAGCTCTCATGACGTCTTAAGTGAAGGTTTTGGTCTCAGCCTGAAACGCAAAGATCTACAGACTCTCAGCAACCTCAACTGGCTGAATGATGAA GTGATCAATTTTTACATGAACCTGCTGGTTGAGCGCAGCAAGGACCCCGGCCTGCCATCAGTGAATACGTTCAACACTTTTTTCTACCCCAAGCTGTGCAGCAGTGGGTACTCTGGTGTCCGTCGCTGGACCAAAAGGATGGACATCTTTTCAAAAGACATCCTCTTGGTTCCTGTCCACCTAGGGGTGCACTGGTGCCTCTCT gtggtggatttccgcaaaAAATCAATCATGTACTTTGATTCAATGGGCAGAAACAATGATGAAGCATGCAGAATATTATT tGATTACCTGCAACAGGAAAGTAAAGACAAGAAGGGCAAACAACTGGATACCTCAGGTTGGACTCTGCACAGCAAAAAACGCAAT GAAATTCCTCAGCAGATGAATGGCAGCGACTGCGGAATGTTCACGTGCAAATATGCAGATTACATTACCAAAGACAAACCGATCACATTCACACAG GAACACATGCCCTACTTCAGGAGGAGGATGGTTTGGGAGATTGTGAACCATACACTTTTGTGA
- the LOC137601749 gene encoding LOW QUALITY PROTEIN: protein lifeguard 2-like (The sequence of the model RefSeq protein was modified relative to this genomic sequence to represent the inferred CDS: substituted 1 base at 1 genomic stop codon) gives MRVLARGKAVGCKQDHYCNGSSGGQALVSVAPPSYEKAAAGTSVPSYDDVEMLNEFTWDDGRVRRVFIRKVYAILMVRLLVTLAIVSPFTFSDPVKSYIQTNPRWYWASHAVFFIMYLILSCCSGPRXVNKRHFPWNLILLAIFTLSLSYMTGMLSRYYNTRSVMICLGVTAAVCLLVTLFSFHTKFDSTSYQGVLFVLCMVMFISRLVLALILPFQYVPWLDVIYAVLGAILFMMFLAFDTQLLMGQKCYTISPEEYVFATLNIYLDIVYIFFLQIFGTKQE, from the exons ATGAGGGTTTTGGCGAGAGGCAAAG CTGTTGGTTGCAAACAAGACCATTACTGTAATGGTTCTTCCGGTGGACAAGCCTTGGTGTCAGTTGCTCCTCCCAGCTATGAGAAAGCCGCCGCAG GCACCAGTGTTCCTTCCTACGATGATGTTGAGATGCTCAATGAGTTCACCTGGGATGATGGCAGGGTCAGGAGGGTCTTCATCCGTAAg GTGTACGCCATCTTGATGGTCCGACTTTTGGTTACTCTTGCTATTGTGTCTCCTTTCACATTCAG TGATCCTGTGAAGAGCTACATTCAAACAAACCCTCGCTGGTACTGGGCATCGCA TGCCGTGTTCTTCATCATGTATCTAATTCTATCTTGCTGCTCTGGACCAAGATGAGTTAATAA GAGACATTTTCCATGGAATCTGATTCTGCTTGCCATCTTT ACGCTGTCACTGTCCTACATGACAGGAATGCTGTCCAGGTA CTATAACACCAGATCAGTGATGATCTGTCTGGGCGTCACAGCTGCAGTCTGTCTCCTGGTCACTCTGTTCAGCTTCCACACTAAG TTTGACAGTACCTCATACCAGGGCGTCCTTTTTGTACTTTGCATGGTCATGTTTATCTCGAGACTGGTGCTGGCACTCATCCTTCCTTTTCAATAT GTACCCTGGCTGGATGTTATCTATGCGGTCTTGGGGGCCATATTGTTTATGATG tttttagCATTTGATACCCAGCTCCTCATGGGTCAAAAGTGCTACACCATCAGTCCAGAAGAGTACGTCTTTGCCACCCTCAACATCTACCTAGATATCGTCTACATCTTCTTTCTCCAGATCTTTGGAACTAAACAAGAGTAA
- the mfsd5 gene encoding molybdate-anion transporter, protein MLLTSYIAFIFLLALCVCLEFTSRRLTPPQSPVAAANPAFRRFQTVFLRAYLLALWADWLQGPYLYKLYRHYSFLESQIAILYVCGLASCVLFAPFSGWLLQAFGRRRTCLLFCLSYSICCFTKLSTDYFVLIVGRVLGGLSTSLLTTTFEAWYVHHHVNVHDFPKEWIPSTFSKAAVWNHGLAVGAGLVANMLAEWLHLGPVAPFVFAVPSLVCCGWIVLTVWSKEESKEGTESEKQMPLLGTTNGGLTRLTARSRFLRSCNDGLRCLMSDRRVFILGAVQALFESVLYIFVFLWTPVLDPHGPPLGIVFSCLMAASMAGSILYRLGTSARYRLQPGHVLCLAVLMAFFSFFMLTFSTTPGHPRPHESFLAFLLLELACGLYFPAVSFLQGRVIPDEKRAGVLTWFRLPLHLLACLGLLALHGEVSGTGGGESGSGTRHMFGGCAIMMLAALMAAVSLFTLGRNDSDLRMEGTRAEGEMF, encoded by the coding sequence ATGTTGCTGACATCATATATTGCCTTCATCTTCCTGCTTGCCCTGTGTGTTTGCCTGGAGTTCACATCACGCCGCCTGACGCCGCCCCAGTCTCCAGTTGCTGCTGCCAACCCAGCCTTCCGTCGCTTCCAGACTGTGTTCCTCCGGGCGTACCTGTTGGCTTTGTGGGCAGACTGGCTCCAAGGTCCCTACCTGTACAAACTGTACCGCCACTACAGCTTCCTGGAATCACAAATAGccattttatatgtgtgtggCCTGGCTTCTTGTGTGTTGTTTGCACCGTTTTCAGGCTGGCTCCTTCAGGCTTTTGGACGCAGACGAACATGTCTCCTCTTCTGTTTGTCTTACTCTATTTGTTGTTTCACTAAACTGTCCACAGACTACTTTGTTTTGATTGTGGGCCGAGTTCTGGGGGGTTTGTCCACATCCTTACTCACCACCACATTTGAAGCGTGGTACGTGCATCATCACGTAAATGTTCACGATTTTCCAAAAGAGTGGATTCCCAGTACTTTCTCGAAAGCTGCTGTGTGGAACCATGGGCTTGCTGTAGGAGCAGGGCTGGTGGCAAACATGCTGGCGGAGTGGCTCCACCTAGGTCCAGTAGCTCCCTTTGTCTTTGCTGTCCCCAGTCTTGTATGCTGTGGCTGGATTGTGCTAACAGTGTGGAGCAAGGAAGAGAGCAAAGAAGGAACcgaatcagaaaaacaaatgccTCTGCTCGGGACCACAAATGGAGGTTTGACTCGTTTGACTGCAAGATCCCGGTTCTTAAGGAGCTGCAATGATGGTTTGCGCTGTCTGATGTCAGACAGAAGAGTCTTCATTTTGGGTGCAGTGCAGGCTCTGTTCGAAAGTGTCctctatatttttgttttcttgtggacCCCAGTACTGGACCCTCATGGACCTCCTTTGGGAATAGTGTTTTCTTGCCTGATGGCTGCCAGCATGGCTGGCTCCATACTGTACCGGCTAGGCACCTCCGCACGCTACCGTCTACAGCCTGGTCATGTTCTCTGCCTGGCTGTATTGATGgcctttttctccttcttcatgTTGACCTTCTCTACTACCCCTGGCCATCCTAGACCTCATGAATCCTTTTTAGCCTTCCTGTTGCTGGAACTAGCCTGTGGCCTCTACTTCCCTGCAGTCAGCTTCCTCCAGGGCAGAGTGATTCCAGATGAGAAGCGGGCTGGTGTGCTGACCTGGTTTCGGCTTCCTCTGCACCTGCTTGCTTGTTTAGGGCTGCTGGCACTCCATGGCGAGGTATCAGGAACAGGTGGTGGGGAGAGTGGCAGTGGCACCAGACACATGTTTGGAGGCTGTGCCATCATGATGCTGGCAGCGCTGATGGCTGCAGTCAGTCTCTTTACTCTTGGCAGAAATGACTCAGACCTGAGAATGGAAGGAACCCGAGCAGAGGGGGAAATGTTCTGA
- the nr1d4a gene encoding nuclear receptor subfamily 1, group D, member 4a translates to MDNSPGGGVILYAGSSGSSSPSPGSPSSGYQTQSPSSHSQPSSPEEVTFTEIGAFKQKAGGCNTPSSKLVFQFPEVYSSPSAVATPQHTYASPIIGKRPCGFPGTFTKTGGMVLLCKVCGDIASGFHYGVHACEGCKGFFRRSIQQNINYKMCVKNENCLIMRMNRNRCQHCRFKKCLSVGMSRDAVRFGRIPKREKQRLLDEMQSYMNSLNESAAMEIDSSSVRDTVLSPEDGNSKEAVGVISGAYRDIFSTTNSNGQERATKKANITTINRNTALFSQNANCPQLPSNPKSCKSYQSCPVAPALLCPVASDDTQHAFHNMDNSRYSFLTSANQNHNQSNNTVHQVGLSAKYNAGSKQNQPSCPQKLAPGAKVLACPLNAWPVSGPERTSQEIWESFSQCFTPAVKEVVEFAKGIPGFQELSQHDQVMLLKSGTFQVLMVRFCSLFNAGERTVTFLNGQTYSLSTLRALGMGSLLDAMFEFSEKLGSLGLEPDEMALFMAVVLVSADRSGISDVRAVEQLQEGLIRGLRSLITRHRPDDTTLFPKLLLRLPDLRTLNNLHSDKLLAFRIDP, encoded by the exons ATGGATAACAGCCCTG GAGGTGGAGTCATCCTCTATGCGGGCTCATCAGGCAGCTCCAGCCCCAGCCCTGGAAGCCCTTCCAGTGGGTATCAGACGCAGTCACCTTCTTCACACTCCCAGCCCTCTTCTCCAGAGGAGGTGACCTTCACAGAGATCGGGGCCTTCAAGCAGAAGGCAGGTGGATGTAACACTCCATCCTCAAAGCTGGTGTTCCAGTTCCCAGAGGTCTACAGCAGCCCCTCCGCTGTAGCCACTCCACAGCACACCTATGCAAGCCCGATCATAGGAAAGAGGCCATGCGGCTTCCCAGGAACTTTCACAA AGACAGGCGGAATGGTCCTGCTTTGCAAAGTCTGTGGAGACATTGCATCTGGTTTCCACTATGGCGTGCACGCATGTGAAGGATGCAAA gggttTTTCCGCCGTAGCATCCAGCAGAACATCAACTACAAGATGTGTGTGAAGAACGAGAACTGTCTGATCATGCGTATGAACCGAAACCGGTGCCAGCACTGCCGCTTCAAAAAATGCCTCTCAGTTGGCATGTCAAGAGATG cTGTGCGTTTTGGCCGGATCCCTAAAAGGGAAAAGCAGCGACTCCTGGATGAGATGCAGAGCTACATGAACAGCCTAAACGAGTCAGCAGCCATGGAAATTGACTCCTCTTCAGTGAGGGACACTGTTCTCAGTCCAGAAGACGGCAACTCAAAAGAGGCTGTTGGAGTGATCTCTGGAGCCTACCGTGACATCTTCAGTACCACCAACAGCAATGGCCAGGAGAGAGCAACCAAGAAAGCTAACATCACCACTATCAACAGAAACACAGCTCTCTTCTCCCAGAATGCCAATTGTCCACAACTCCCGTCTAACCCTAAATCTTGCAAAAGTTATCAGTCTTGCCCTGTTGCCCCTGCCCTTTTATGCCCAGTTGCCTCTGACGACACCCAACATGCGTTCCACAATATGGACAACAGTCGCTACTCCTTCTTGACGTCAGCTAATCAGAATCACAATCAGTCTAACAACACAGTCCATCAAGTGGGTCTTTCTGCCAAGTACAATGCAGGAAGTAAACAAAATCAACCCTCATGTCCACAGAAATTGGCCCCTGGAGCTAAAGTGCTG GCCTGCCCTCTGAATGCCTGGCCGGTATCAGGACCTGAGCGCACAAGCCAGGAGATATGGGAATCCTTCTCTCAGTGTTTCACTCCAGCCGTCAAGGAGGTGGTAGAGTTTGCAAAGGGCATCCCAGGATTTCAAGAGCTTAGCCAACACGACCAGGTCATGCTGCTGAAATCAGGCACCTTCCAG GTTTTGATGGTGAGGTTCTGTAGTTTGTTCAATGCTGGGGAGCGTACCGTGACCTTCCTGAATGGCCAGACTTACTCTTTGTCCACCCTGCGAGCCTTGGGCATGGGCTCCTTGCTGGATGCAATGTTCGAGTTCAGTGAGAAATTGGGTTCCTTGGGGCTGGAGCCTGATGAAATGGCCCTCTTTATGGCTGTGGTGCTGGTTTCTGCAG ACCGTTCTGGCATTTCAGACGTGCGGGCTGTCGAGCAGCTACAAGAAGGTCTGATCCGTGGACTAAGGTCTCTGATCACTCGCCATCGTCCAGATGACACCACCCTCTTCCCCAAACTCCTCCTGCGCTTGCCGGACCTGCGTACCCTCAACAATCTTCACTCTGACAAACTCCTGGCCTTTCGCATTGACCCTTGA